A genome region from Streptomyces sp. ITFR-16 includes the following:
- a CDS encoding ester cyclase, whose amino-acid sequence MADDHRALIQSFVDMINSHDISTMSEHTAPGHIDHNPVVDDGIEANTEFWKQIFAAFPDIKIVVHDLISDGDRISGRFEYSGTHQGTFFGVEATGRTLTFQSIDIWRVENGLLAEHWDQLDMSGMFHQLGVDFYALQGA is encoded by the coding sequence ATGGCAGACGACCACCGCGCACTCATCCAGTCCTTCGTCGACATGATCAACAGTCATGACATCAGCACGATGAGCGAGCACACCGCGCCCGGGCACATCGACCACAACCCCGTGGTCGACGACGGCATCGAGGCCAACACGGAGTTCTGGAAGCAGATCTTCGCGGCGTTCCCCGACATCAAGATCGTCGTGCACGACCTGATCTCGGACGGCGACCGGATCTCCGGCCGCTTCGAGTACTCGGGCACCCACCAGGGCACCTTCTTCGGCGTGGAGGCCACCGGCCGCACGCTGACGTTCCAGTCGATCGACATATGGCGCGTCGAGAACGGGCTGCTGGCCGAGCACTGGGACCAGCTGGACATGAGCGGGATGTTCCACCAGCTCGGCGTCGACTTCTACGCGCTCCAGGGCGCCTGA
- a CDS encoding Gfo/Idh/MocA family oxidoreductase — translation MTGKDARALRLGVLGCADIARRRTLPSLERQPLVRVTAVASRRIERAREFTEQFGGTPVRDYEALLLRDDVDAVYIPLPPELHAEWTLRALEAGKHVWCEKPFATSLADAEKAVALARERGLLLMENFMFLHHSQHARVRELVADGLIGDVQLFASEFGIPLQPARDGSDGLRRASTLPEVAAYPLRAAQLFLGPGLRVVGAQVRPPSAHGPRPAGSALLQSPSGVAGQLSYGVEHAYRSGYELWGSRGRLRLERAFSTPDEYTPVLKVEREGRLEEIALSPDRHFTNTAGVFARAVLDAQDFAPHGDAIVGHARLVDEVERAAALHTV, via the coding sequence ATGACGGGCAAGGACGCACGCGCGCTGCGGCTGGGCGTGCTGGGCTGCGCGGACATCGCCCGGCGCCGCACCCTGCCCTCGCTGGAGCGGCAGCCGCTGGTGCGGGTCACAGCCGTGGCCAGCCGCCGGATCGAGCGGGCCCGGGAGTTCACCGAGCAGTTCGGCGGGACGCCGGTGCGGGACTACGAGGCGCTGCTGCTCCGCGACGACGTGGACGCGGTCTACATCCCGCTGCCGCCGGAGCTGCACGCGGAGTGGACGCTGCGGGCGCTGGAGGCCGGCAAGCACGTGTGGTGCGAGAAGCCGTTCGCGACGAGCCTCGCGGACGCGGAGAAGGCGGTGGCCCTGGCGCGCGAGCGCGGGCTGCTGCTGATGGAGAACTTCATGTTCCTCCACCACTCGCAGCACGCGCGGGTGCGGGAGCTGGTGGCGGACGGGCTGATCGGCGACGTCCAGCTGTTCGCCTCGGAGTTCGGCATCCCGCTCCAGCCGGCCCGGGACGGCTCTGACGGGCTGCGGCGGGCCAGCACCCTGCCGGAGGTCGCCGCCTATCCGCTGCGTGCCGCGCAGCTGTTCCTCGGGCCGGGGCTGCGGGTGGTGGGCGCGCAGGTGCGGCCGCCGTCCGCGCACGGGCCTCGGCCCGCCGGCAGCGCGCTGCTCCAGTCGCCCTCCGGGGTGGCGGGGCAGCTCTCGTACGGTGTCGAGCACGCCTACCGCAGCGGGTACGAGCTGTGGGGCAGCCGGGGGCGGCTGCGGCTGGAGCGCGCGTTCAGCACGCCCGACGAGTACACGCCCGTGCTCAAGGTCGAGCGCGAGGGCCGGCTGGAGGAGATCGCCCTCTCCCCGGACCGTCACTTCACCAACACCGCCGGGGTGTTCGCCCGGGCGGTCCTCGACGCACAGGACTTCGCCCCGCACGGTGACGCGATCGTCGGTCACGCCCGGCTGGTGGACGAGGTCGAGCGGGCGGCAGCGCTGCACACGGTCTGA